In Candidatus Kaistella beijingensis, a genomic segment contains:
- a CDS encoding tyrosine-type recombinase/integrase: MKNTQTLNLNLFRFEIGTHKENNVIWIHFPKNFDVLKHLKSFTKPRWSQSQLCWYVPDKIHYRDLFNLEKKILGKQALLQIHPINLHALTELQNEIILRGLSQNTLRSYSTEFAQLLSTIKDFPVENLTSEKIKAYLLYCVTDLGVSENYLHSRINALKFYFEKVLRREKIFLEIPRPKKPEILPKSLNPSEIAKIISVTENAKHQTIIKLCYGMGLRVSEIVNLKIEDIDSKSMRVLISKAKGKKDRYVNLPESILPQLRDYYREFRPKEFLFEGQDGGKYSVRSAQNVFKNAMKKAGIHKTVGIHSLRHSYATHLLEYGTDISLIQKLLGHNQISTTLNYTKIVDKHLRKVESPLDRL; this comes from the coding sequence ATGAAAAATACGCAAACCCTAAACCTTAATCTTTTTCGCTTCGAGATAGGTACCCATAAAGAAAATAACGTTATTTGGATTCATTTTCCAAAAAATTTCGATGTCCTGAAACACTTGAAATCTTTCACAAAACCCAGGTGGTCTCAGTCCCAATTATGTTGGTACGTTCCGGATAAAATCCATTATCGAGACCTGTTCAACCTCGAGAAAAAAATCCTGGGAAAACAAGCTTTACTGCAGATTCACCCCATAAATCTGCACGCGCTAACCGAATTGCAGAACGAGATCATCTTGCGCGGTCTCAGCCAAAACACCCTTCGATCATACAGTACGGAATTTGCGCAGCTGCTTTCCACCATCAAAGATTTCCCCGTGGAGAATTTAACTTCGGAAAAAATAAAGGCTTACCTACTCTACTGCGTCACCGATTTGGGGGTTTCTGAAAATTATCTGCACAGCAGAATCAACGCCCTAAAATTCTACTTCGAAAAAGTGCTGCGACGCGAAAAAATCTTCCTCGAAATACCTCGCCCGAAAAAACCGGAAATCTTGCCAAAATCTTTGAACCCCTCCGAAATCGCAAAAATTATCTCGGTTACCGAAAACGCCAAACACCAAACCATCATCAAACTCTGCTATGGAATGGGACTTCGGGTGAGTGAAATCGTGAACTTGAAAATTGAAGATATCGACAGCAAATCCATGCGTGTCCTGATCTCGAAAGCCAAAGGCAAAAAAGACCGCTACGTAAATCTTCCCGAAAGTATCTTGCCGCAACTTCGGGATTATTACCGCGAGTTCCGTCCCAAAGAATTCCTTTTTGAAGGTCAGGATGGTGGAAAATACTCTGTCAGAAGTGCCCAGAACGTTTTTAAAAACGCCATGAAAAAAGCAGGGATCCATAAAACAGTCGGGATTCATTCGCTGCGCCACAGTTATGCGACGCATCTTTTGGAGTATGGGACCGATATTTCGCTCATCCAAAAACTTTTGGGCCACAACCAAATCAGCACCACGCTCAATTACACCAAAATTGTTGACAAGCATCTTCGAAAAGTGGAATCTCCACTGGACCGACTTTGA
- a CDS encoding DEAD/DEAH box helicase: MEPMNFRKLNIINPLIRAATEAGFGSPTEIQSRIIPKIILKKDIFGCIENEGEKTASFVIPIIQQLKKNTVEYRNIRVLIITANTESAENIDESFNTFSKYLPISKLSILDDEPHGSQIYKMRKGKDILIATPERLLELVQQGHADFSKLETVIIKDISKLENVHVLEQTSKIMERLPLKVQKLLFTKNLSRKVKDFAGRFLCNATEVRIPEEFSIRNKSKISILSNNLDVHFDNIINPKEGRSFAY; this comes from the coding sequence ATGGAACCGATGAATTTTAGGAAATTGAACATCATTAATCCGTTAATCCGTGCAGCAACGGAGGCCGGATTTGGAAGTCCGACGGAGATTCAAAGCCGAATCATCCCGAAAATTATTTTGAAGAAAGATATTTTTGGCTGCATTGAAAATGAGGGTGAAAAAACGGCTTCTTTCGTCATTCCCATTATTCAGCAACTCAAGAAAAATACGGTGGAATATCGAAATATTCGCGTCTTAATTATCACGGCAAACACTGAAAGTGCGGAGAATATTGATGAATCTTTTAATACTTTCAGTAAATATTTACCAATTTCCAAGCTCTCGATTTTGGATGATGAACCTCATGGTTCGCAAATTTATAAGATGCGAAAAGGGAAGGATATTTTGATTGCGACACCGGAACGACTTTTGGAACTTGTTCAGCAAGGACACGCCGATTTTTCGAAACTGGAAACGGTGATTATAAAAGACATCAGCAAACTTGAAAATGTGCATGTTTTGGAGCAGACTTCAAAAATTATGGAAAGACTTCCGCTAAAAGTTCAAAAATTGCTTTTCACTAAAAATCTTTCCAGGAAGGTGAAAGATTTCGCAGGTCGATTCTTGTGTAATGCAACGGAAGTTAGAATTCCAGAAGAGTTTTCCATTCGGAACAAATCAAAAATTTCAATACTTTCAAATAATTTGGATGTTCATTTCGATAATATCATTAATCCTAAAGAAGGTCGTTCATTTGCCTATTAA
- a CDS encoding cold-shock protein produces the protein MAESYSKKEFNKKKLEKQKEKEKRREERKLNNDKGKDLTEMFLYVDENGRLTETKPTENRTSEVELADIQLGAAPIEAEKTQKTGIITFLNEEKEFGFITSSNGGENLFFHLSNCAHPVKKGNKVTFEVIKSPKGFAAVEIQLVK, from the coding sequence ATGGCAGAAAGTTATTCAAAAAAAGAATTCAACAAAAAGAAACTGGAAAAACAAAAAGAAAAAGAAAAACGACGCGAAGAGCGAAAACTCAACAATGATAAAGGAAAGGATTTGACCGAAATGTTCCTGTATGTTGATGAAAACGGACGGTTAACAGAAACAAAACCTACAGAAAATAGAACTTCCGAAGTTGAGCTTGCCGACATTCAGTTGGGCGCCGCTCCAATCGAGGCAGAAAAAACTCAAAAAACAGGGATTATCACTTTTTTAAATGAGGAAAAGGAGTTTGGTTTCATCACTTCTTCTAATGGTGGTGAGAATTTATTTTTTCACTTAAGTAATTGTGCACATCCCGTTAAAAAAGGAAATAAGGTAACTTTTGAGGTCATAAAATCTCCAAAAGGATTTGCCGCTGTTGAAATTCAATTGGTGAAATAA
- a CDS encoding IS1182 family transposase, whose amino-acid sequence MNFKHYNQNQLVLFPYSFEELIPENHPVRIVNDILERINIDPLLKAYSREGNPSYHPGMMLKVMVFAYMNNIYSSRKIEKALRENINFMWLSNMSIVDHNTVNRFRSNKLEAAFKDIFSQVVLLLADEGLVSLKQVFVDGTKIEAQANRYTFVWANAIKTNKEKMLRQLEDLWKYAQNVAREEDKDPEPPEFKEISKEKIQQTVENINAKLKGSDRKTDSDKKAKAKLNYIKNNFEKNLDKYEAQEAILKERNSYSKTDEDATFMRMKDDHMQNGQLKPAYNAQISTENQIIVNYTIHQQTNDFNTLEHHLKNFEKLYGEKRLAELEELTADAGYGSEQNYELLEQNNITPYVKYNTFDKEQDAHYQAKHKTFSKENLHYNQEKDYYVCAMGQKMEKTHESTRKTKTGYPQKLSHYQAKNCDGCPIRGVCHSSKENRSVERNHHLEQYKEKIRELLNSQEGIKKRRQRSVEVEPVFAHLKHCNNFKRFTLKGLKKVELEFGLHALAHNLRKKVA is encoded by the coding sequence ATGAATTTCAAGCATTATAACCAAAATCAGCTGGTGCTGTTTCCTTATAGTTTTGAGGAATTGATTCCCGAAAATCACCCTGTTCGGATTGTCAATGATATTTTGGAGAGAATTAATATAGATCCGCTTCTAAAAGCCTACAGCAGAGAAGGAAATCCCAGTTATCATCCCGGGATGATGCTCAAAGTGATGGTTTTTGCGTACATGAATAATATTTATTCCTCCCGGAAGATAGAAAAAGCGCTTCGGGAAAATATCAATTTTATGTGGCTTTCCAACATGAGCATTGTGGATCACAATACCGTGAACCGCTTCCGGAGCAATAAGCTGGAAGCGGCTTTCAAGGATATTTTCTCGCAAGTAGTTTTGCTTTTGGCAGATGAAGGCTTGGTGAGTTTGAAACAGGTTTTTGTGGATGGAACGAAAATCGAAGCACAGGCAAACCGCTACACTTTTGTTTGGGCAAATGCCATTAAAACCAATAAAGAAAAAATGCTCCGCCAATTGGAAGATCTTTGGAAATACGCTCAAAACGTGGCAAGAGAGGAAGACAAAGACCCTGAACCGCCTGAGTTTAAAGAAATCAGCAAAGAAAAGATCCAGCAAACCGTAGAAAATATCAATGCCAAATTGAAAGGCAGCGACCGCAAGACCGATTCCGACAAAAAAGCTAAAGCCAAGCTGAATTACATTAAAAATAATTTTGAGAAAAACCTCGATAAATACGAAGCTCAGGAAGCGATTTTAAAAGAAAGAAACTCTTACAGCAAGACGGATGAAGACGCCACTTTTATGAGAATGAAGGATGATCACATGCAGAACGGACAACTTAAACCCGCCTACAATGCACAAATTTCTACGGAGAATCAAATCATCGTCAATTATACCATTCATCAGCAGACCAATGACTTCAATACCCTAGAGCATCATCTTAAAAATTTTGAGAAACTCTATGGGGAAAAAAGATTGGCGGAATTAGAAGAACTCACTGCCGATGCAGGTTATGGGAGCGAGCAGAACTATGAATTGCTGGAACAGAACAATATTACACCTTATGTAAAATACAACACCTTCGACAAAGAGCAGGATGCCCATTATCAGGCGAAACACAAAACATTCAGCAAAGAAAATCTGCACTACAATCAGGAAAAAGATTATTACGTCTGTGCGATGGGTCAAAAGATGGAAAAAACACACGAAAGCACTCGGAAAACCAAGACCGGTTACCCTCAAAAACTCTCGCATTATCAGGCTAAAAACTGTGATGGATGCCCAATCAGAGGCGTTTGTCACAGTTCCAAAGAAAATCGCAGTGTAGAGCGAAACCATCATCTGGAACAGTACAAAGAGAAAATCAGGGAACTATTAAACAGCCAAGAAGGCATTAAAAAACGCAGACAACGCTCGGTTGAAGTAGAACCTGTGTTTGCACATCTGAAACATTGCAACAATTTTAAGCGGTTTACCCTGAAAGGTCTGAAAAAAGTAGAATTGGAGTTCGGATTGCACGCATTAGCACACAATTTAAGAAAGAAAGTTGCCTAA
- the carB gene encoding carbamoyl-phosphate synthase large subunit has product MKRTDIKTILVIGSGPIIIGQAAEFDYAGTQACLALKEEGYKVILINSNPATIMTDVEIADKVYIEPISLPFVSHIIRKERPDALLPTLGGQTGLNMAVELEKSGILAECKVEVLGTKLSAINKAEDRDLFRELMRELNEPVPESDIVHTVEEAINFANKIGYPVIVRPAFTMGGTGGGIADNETQLQEITDLGLKYSPVTQCLIEKSIAGFKEIEYEVMRDKNDNAIVVCNMENIDPVGVHTGDSIVVAPSQTLSDREYQLLRNASLKIIRVLGIEGGCNVQLALDPHSFDYYIIEVNPRVSRSSALASKATGYPIAKIAAKIAVGLTLDEIMNPVTGKTYACFEPALDYVVTKFPRFPFDKFETADRRLSTQMKATGEVMAIGRNFEESLQKAIRSLETGLRHIGLKSKQAEALTDEEIERRIRVCDDERLFIIGDALRRGYDWEKIVEWSKIDKFFIWKIKKLIDFEKVIAEKKFDVEILMKAKKLGFSDLSIAILWNSTQREIFEFRKNSGIMPVYKMVDTCAAEFESETPYFYGTYEEENESIVSDKEKIIVLGSGPIRIGQGVEFDYATVHSVWAIKQMGYEAIIINNNPETVSTDFSISDKLYFEPLTEEDVMNIIELEKPKGVVVQFGGQTAINLADKLASHGIQILGTSLEDLDRAENRNKFEAALQELGIPQPLGKTCFTKEEALKIAQEIGFPVLVRPSYVLGGRAMEIVYDEKELNHYMENAVKESSEHPILIDRYLTGKEVEVDAISDGETVIIPGIMEHIERAGVHSGDSIAVYPPQNITPKQIETLVDYTQRLAKGLNIIGLMNIQYVLYEGDVYVIEVNPRSSRTVPFLSKITDVPMANLATKAILGQKLKDLGYQNGLVPEKEGIYVKVPVFSFSKLTRVDVSLGPEMKSTGEVMGKDSTLEKALYKGMIGAGRKVPLHGAILFTVADKHKEEACELARRFQEIGFRIWATEGTAKYFEEHGVKTKIGYKIEENPEINLIDLIQKGKVQYIVNTMTKGKQSERDGFQIRRTSVENGVPCLTSMDTVEAILKVIESMSFKMEQM; this is encoded by the coding sequence ATGAAAAGAACAGACATAAAAACAATCCTCGTCATCGGATCGGGTCCCATCATTATCGGACAAGCTGCGGAATTCGATTATGCAGGAACTCAGGCGTGTTTGGCGCTTAAAGAAGAAGGTTACAAAGTAATTCTCATCAACTCGAATCCTGCCACAATCATGACCGATGTGGAAATTGCCGACAAAGTTTATATAGAACCGATTTCCCTTCCGTTTGTGAGCCACATTATCCGAAAAGAGCGTCCCGATGCACTTTTGCCGACTCTTGGTGGACAAACCGGCTTGAACATGGCGGTAGAATTGGAGAAATCAGGAATTTTGGCAGAATGCAAAGTCGAGGTTTTGGGAACTAAACTTTCGGCCATCAACAAAGCCGAAGACAGAGACCTTTTCCGTGAATTGATGAGGGAATTAAACGAACCCGTTCCAGAAAGTGATATCGTTCACACCGTGGAAGAAGCGATTAATTTTGCCAATAAAATCGGTTATCCAGTCATCGTTCGTCCCGCTTTTACAATGGGCGGAACAGGCGGTGGAATTGCAGATAACGAAACCCAACTTCAAGAAATAACAGATTTGGGATTAAAATATTCTCCTGTTACACAGTGTTTGATTGAGAAATCCATCGCAGGTTTCAAGGAAATTGAATACGAAGTGATGCGCGACAAAAATGATAATGCGATTGTCGTGTGTAATATGGAAAACATCGATCCAGTTGGAGTTCACACCGGAGATTCAATTGTAGTTGCACCTTCGCAAACGCTTTCCGACCGAGAATATCAATTGTTGAGAAATGCTTCCTTAAAAATTATTCGTGTACTTGGAATTGAAGGCGGTTGCAACGTTCAGTTGGCTTTAGATCCGCACTCTTTTGATTATTATATCATCGAAGTAAATCCAAGAGTTTCGCGTTCATCGGCTTTGGCGAGTAAAGCGACCGGTTATCCGATTGCGAAAATTGCAGCAAAAATTGCGGTGGGTTTGACTTTGGATGAAATCATGAATCCCGTTACAGGAAAGACTTACGCATGTTTCGAGCCGGCTTTGGATTATGTGGTGACGAAATTCCCGAGATTTCCTTTCGATAAATTTGAAACCGCCGACAGACGACTTTCCACCCAAATGAAAGCAACGGGTGAAGTGATGGCAATCGGCAGAAATTTTGAGGAATCTTTACAAAAAGCCATCCGTTCTTTGGAAACCGGATTGAGACATATTGGTTTAAAATCTAAACAGGCAGAAGCGTTAACCGACGAGGAAATTGAACGCAGAATTCGAGTTTGTGATGACGAAAGATTATTCATTATCGGAGACGCTTTACGACGAGGTTACGATTGGGAAAAAATAGTGGAGTGGAGCAAAATTGATAAATTCTTTATTTGGAAAATCAAGAAATTGATTGATTTCGAGAAGGTGATCGCAGAAAAGAAATTCGATGTAGAAATTTTGATGAAAGCCAAAAAACTCGGATTCTCAGATTTAAGTATTGCCATTTTATGGAATTCAACCCAAAGGGAAATCTTCGAGTTCCGTAAAAACAGCGGAATCATGCCGGTTTACAAAATGGTCGATACTTGCGCCGCCGAATTTGAAAGCGAAACCCCTTATTTCTACGGAACTTACGAAGAGGAAAATGAAAGCATCGTTTCCGACAAAGAAAAAATCATCGTTCTTGGTTCGGGTCCGATTCGTATCGGACAAGGTGTGGAGTTCGATTATGCCACGGTTCACTCAGTTTGGGCGATTAAACAAATGGGTTACGAAGCGATTATCATCAACAATAATCCTGAAACGGTTTCCACCGATTTTTCGATTTCCGATAAATTATATTTCGAACCTTTGACGGAAGAAGATGTAATGAACATTATCGAATTGGAAAAGCCAAAAGGCGTCGTGGTACAGTTTGGCGGACAAACCGCAATAAATTTAGCGGATAAATTGGCAAGTCATGGCATACAGATTTTAGGAACTTCTCTGGAAGATTTGGACCGAGCTGAAAACCGAAATAAATTTGAAGCGGCACTTCAGGAATTGGGAATTCCACAACCTTTGGGAAAAACTTGTTTCACGAAAGAAGAAGCGTTGAAAATCGCGCAGGAAATAGGTTTCCCTGTTTTGGTTCGTCCGAGTTATGTTTTGGGAGGTAGAGCGATGGAGATTGTTTACGACGAAAAAGAACTCAATCATTACATGGAAAATGCGGTGAAAGAAAGTTCGGAACACCCGATTTTGATCGACCGATATTTAACCGGAAAAGAAGTGGAAGTGGATGCGATTTCCGACGGAGAAACCGTGATTATTCCTGGAATTATGGAACATATCGAAAGAGCGGGAGTTCACTCCGGAGATTCCATCGCGGTTTATCCACCACAAAATATTACGCCGAAACAGATTGAAACTTTGGTGGATTATACGCAAAGATTAGCAAAAGGTCTGAACATCATCGGTTTAATGAATATTCAATACGTTCTTTATGAAGGCGATGTTTACGTGATAGAAGTGAATCCGCGTTCTTCCAGAACGGTTCCTTTCCTTTCAAAAATTACCGATGTTCCGATGGCGAATTTGGCAACGAAAGCGATTCTCGGACAAAAATTGAAAGATTTAGGATATCAAAACGGATTGGTTCCTGAAAAAGAGGGAATTTACGTGAAAGTTCCGGTTTTCTCTTTCTCCAAATTAACGAGAGTGGATGTTTCACTCGGTCCTGAAATGAAATCGACGGGCGAAGTAATGGGGAAAGATTCAACATTGGAAAAAGCACTTTATAAAGGAATGATTGGAGCAGGAAGAAAAGTTCCGCTTCATGGCGCAATTCTTTTTACAGTCGCCGATAAACACAAAGAAGAAGCATGTGAATTGGCGCGAAGATTTCAGGAAATCGGTTTCCGAATCTGGGCGACAGAAGGAACTGCAAAATATTTTGAGGAACACGGCGTAAAAACCAAAATCGGATACAAAATCGAGGAAAATCCTGAAATCAACCTGATCGATTTAATTCAGAAAGGAAAAGTTCAATACATTGTCAACACCATGACCAAAGGAAAACAATCCGAAAGAGACGGTTTCCAAATTCGTAGAACTTCCGTTGAAAACGGTGTTCCATGTTTGACATCGATGGACACGGTGGAAGCGATTTTGAAAGTAATCGAAAGTATGAGTTTTAAAATGGAGCAGATGTAA